The Paenibacillus sp. RUD330 genome has a segment encoding these proteins:
- a CDS encoding sensor histidine kinase, which translates to MNPSNRKKPYPIIHYVRLLVFLSFLALALDLVISVISMSLVKQQSTNNVQDTADLYVNRIDHDFAYINHYMGWTLANDETITDMNDYPDNSTEFLKAQEKLYKRFTELTKNYEQEYNFFYYLKSRDLFRNCAPMGISYGQFLELKQQIASLTEDKGVYENYYSKWTPLTVRGISYIVNIVPYHDRYLIGLVSADTMIRPLRQINLGASGYASLVDGQGGSLSSPQSGSPPDARKPFWLDLLQAPTVVDSSFSNATFTAELVIHYGAFEKIMIVQLLIMLLFFLVTCTLSAFLFLFRKQVLGPVKSFSYNLARMYEDGDSGASAGSRIIELEQANAQFRDLVRQLKKYKIEMYEQELEKRRIQLDYMKLQINPHFFLNCLTSIYSMAQMEMHEEIENMSMATTRYFRYIFQNGDNLVLLEDEIEHARIYLDIQRSRYRSALSYAISRPDHASGVKIPPLVIQTFIENAVKYAVSRERELSISITVSMQRKEEEDMAVIVIADSGPGFPSPILERLHSGESLDQAGGNRIGIMNTLQRLKLMYRERATVDFANGIDGGARITIALPAGSD; encoded by the coding sequence ATGAATCCATCCAACCGGAAAAAGCCCTATCCGATCATCCATTATGTCAGGCTGCTCGTATTCCTCTCGTTCCTGGCTCTGGCGCTCGACCTTGTCATCAGCGTCATTTCCATGTCCCTGGTCAAGCAGCAATCCACGAACAATGTCCAGGACACGGCCGACCTCTATGTCAACCGGATCGACCATGACTTCGCCTACATCAACCATTACATGGGCTGGACGCTGGCCAATGACGAGACGATCACGGACATGAACGATTATCCGGACAACAGCACCGAATTCCTGAAGGCCCAGGAGAAGCTCTATAAGCGGTTCACCGAGCTGACGAAAAACTACGAGCAGGAATACAACTTCTTCTATTACTTGAAGAGCCGGGACTTGTTCCGGAACTGCGCGCCGATGGGAATATCCTACGGGCAGTTTCTCGAGCTGAAGCAGCAGATCGCATCGCTGACGGAAGACAAGGGGGTCTATGAGAACTATTACTCGAAATGGACGCCGCTTACGGTAAGAGGAATTTCCTACATCGTCAACATCGTGCCCTACCATGACCGCTACCTGATCGGGCTCGTCTCGGCGGACACTATGATCCGGCCGCTCCGGCAGATCAATCTCGGGGCCAGCGGGTACGCGTCGCTGGTCGACGGGCAGGGCGGCAGCCTGTCCTCTCCCCAGAGCGGCAGCCCGCCCGATGCCCGCAAGCCGTTCTGGCTGGATCTGCTCCAGGCGCCGACCGTCGTGGACAGCAGCTTCAGCAACGCCACCTTCACCGCCGAGCTGGTCATCCACTACGGGGCGTTCGAGAAGATCATGATCGTGCAGCTGCTGATCATGCTGCTCTTCTTTCTCGTCACCTGCACGCTCAGCGCGTTCCTGTTCCTCTTCCGCAAGCAGGTGCTCGGGCCCGTCAAGAGCTTCTCCTACAACCTGGCCCGCATGTACGAGGACGGGGATTCCGGAGCAAGCGCCGGAAGCCGCATCATCGAGCTGGAGCAGGCGAACGCGCAGTTCCGGGATCTCGTCAGGCAGCTCAAGAAATACAAGATCGAAATGTACGAGCAGGAGCTGGAAAAAAGAAGGATCCAGCTGGATTACATGAAGCTTCAGATCAACCCGCATTTCTTCCTGAACTGCCTGACGAGCATATACAGCATGGCGCAGATGGAGATGCACGAGGAGATCGAGAACATGTCGATGGCCACGACGCGCTACTTCCGCTATATCTTCCAGAACGGAGACAATCTGGTCCTCCTCGAAGACGAGATCGAGCACGCCCGAATCTATCTGGACATCCAGCGGTCCCGCTACCGGAGCGCCTTGTCCTATGCCATCTCCCGGCCGGACCATGCTTCGGGAGTGAAGATTCCTCCTCTCGTCATCCAGACGTTCATCGAGAATGCCGTCAAATATGCGGTCTCGCGAGAACGGGAGCTCAGCATCTCCATCACGGTGTCCATGCAGAGAAAGGAGGAGGAGGATATGGCCGTCATCGTCATCGCGGACAGCGGCCCCGGATTCCCGTCTCCCATCCTGGAGCGGCTGCACAGCGGAGAAAGCCTCGATCAGGCTGGAGGCAACCGGATCGGCATCATGAACACGCTGCAGCGGCTGAAGCTGATGTACCGCGAGCGGGCGACGGTCGATTTCGCCAATGGAATCGACGGCGGAGCCCGCATCACGATCGCGCTCCCCGCCGGCAGCGACTAA
- a CDS encoding helix-turn-helix domain-containing protein — protein sequence MNVLLVDDDYFVVKALESKIDWRAMNVEHVHTAYNVAQAREILLEDTVQILICDIEMPQGSGLELLAWVRQENYPVQAIFLTNYADFNYAQKAIELQSFDYFLKPIEVDKLTLIIRKAIAKAREQMHNELAIHEGELWQKSRRSVLEDFWTRLIAGKAFPSSPSAAAGAIMEENLPYRLSDLFLPVLVTLFPQEASLGREDKPLFDYALLNVMYELFQHPSLSIEAISEFKEGNWMLVLKWTLAPDRDIPRRLCDSLIAQSRKFLKCDCSCHIATSLPLGEIRKAVKELLHVNEEWIKHRNETIFVEGGSGREQAYVPPNLGLLERLLGEGAYGSFLEETEAYLTRLMRENALCASVLRPFRHDMVQIVYAHLKSREVQAHQLYAGSEGDRLHAQSLHSVEDMQGYLRYLVRTAAHSRPFAEPPKSIADEVASHIHAHLAHDLTRTSLAETVFLNPDYMARLFKKETGMSLGTYIIQARLSEAKRLLQDTSLPVRAVADQVGYANDSHFSKLFKQETGCSPADYRKTFKKLSRPS from the coding sequence ATGAACGTCCTTCTTGTGGACGACGATTACTTCGTCGTCAAGGCGCTTGAGAGCAAAATCGATTGGCGCGCCATGAACGTCGAGCATGTCCATACCGCCTACAATGTCGCTCAGGCAAGGGAGATTCTGCTGGAAGATACCGTGCAGATCCTCATTTGCGACATCGAAATGCCCCAGGGCAGCGGGCTCGAGCTGCTGGCCTGGGTCCGACAGGAGAATTACCCGGTCCAGGCGATCTTCCTGACCAACTACGCCGACTTCAACTATGCGCAGAAAGCGATCGAGCTGCAAAGCTTCGATTACTTCCTGAAGCCGATCGAGGTCGACAAGCTGACCCTGATTATCCGGAAGGCGATCGCCAAGGCCCGCGAGCAGATGCATAACGAGCTGGCGATCCATGAAGGGGAGCTGTGGCAAAAGAGCCGCAGGAGCGTGCTGGAGGATTTCTGGACCCGGCTCATCGCAGGCAAGGCCTTCCCCTCCAGCCCTTCTGCGGCTGCAGGCGCCATCATGGAAGAGAATCTCCCCTACCGGCTGAGCGATCTGTTCCTGCCCGTGCTTGTGACTCTGTTTCCGCAGGAGGCCAGCCTTGGCCGCGAAGACAAGCCGCTGTTCGACTACGCGCTGCTCAATGTCATGTACGAGCTGTTCCAGCACCCCTCCTTATCCATTGAAGCCATCTCCGAGTTCAAGGAAGGCAACTGGATGCTCGTCTTAAAATGGACGCTCGCTCCCGACAGGGATATCCCGAGGCGGCTCTGCGATTCCCTGATAGCCCAAAGCCGCAAATTCCTGAAATGCGACTGCAGCTGCCATATCGCGACGTCCCTGCCACTCGGGGAGATCCGCAAAGCCGTCAAGGAGCTGCTGCATGTCAACGAGGAATGGATCAAGCACCGCAACGAGACGATTTTCGTCGAGGGCGGCTCCGGCCGGGAGCAGGCCTATGTCCCGCCCAACCTCGGCTTGCTCGAGCGGCTGCTCGGCGAGGGGGCATACGGCTCTTTTCTCGAGGAGACCGAGGCGTATCTGACGCGCCTGATGCGGGAGAACGCCTTATGCGCTTCCGTGCTCCGGCCGTTCCGGCACGATATGGTCCAGATCGTTTATGCCCATTTGAAGAGCAGGGAAGTTCAAGCCCATCAGCTGTATGCGGGCTCGGAGGGAGACAGGCTGCATGCCCAGTCCCTCCATTCCGTGGAAGACATGCAGGGTTATCTTCGATATCTGGTCCGTACGGCGGCGCATTCCCGGCCTTTCGCCGAGCCTCCCAAATCCATCGCGGACGAGGTCGCCAGCCATATCCATGCCCATCTCGCGCATGATCTTACCCGCACCAGCCTGGCGGAGACGGTCTTCCTCAATCCCGACTACATGGCCCGGCTATTCAAGAAGGAGACGGGCATGTCCCTCGGCACGTATATCATCCAGGCGCGGCTCTCGGAGGCCAAGCGGCTGCTGCAGGACACCTCCCTGCCGGTCCGCGCCGTCGCCGATCAGGTCGGATACGCCAACGACTCCCACTTTTCCAAGCTGTTCAAGCAGGAGACCGGCTGCAGCCCGGCCGACTACCGCAAGACGTTCAAGAAGCTGTCCCGACCGTCCTGA